Proteins encoded together in one Chitinispirillales bacterium ANBcel5 window:
- a CDS encoding RsmE family RNA methyltransferase: MKKKHNDHFLFYSESKTKNRITINGQEKQHAIAVLRVEDGEHIQITDGQGNLFVCEVESVLKSSIECNIVESWSVKRITPDVTIALGLTDRAHFESAIESLTALGVKKIIPVIFEHCRKPWWDKWRRYEERFKLKMISSMKQCLYPYIPELVYPTILKEVLEEDKTHMIVADPNGSTLKSEIRDKQTPVTCIIGPPGGFSATEISEFNRTKVVYVKLTPNRLRTELAATVLCAQIIGHTL; encoded by the coding sequence ATGAAAAAAAAACATAATGACCACTTTCTTTTCTACTCAGAATCCAAAACAAAAAACCGTATAACAATCAATGGTCAGGAGAAGCAACATGCGATAGCTGTTCTAAGAGTAGAAGATGGAGAGCATATACAGATAACCGATGGGCAGGGAAACCTATTTGTCTGTGAAGTAGAATCTGTTCTAAAAAGTAGTATAGAATGTAATATTGTGGAGAGTTGGTCAGTTAAGAGAATCACTCCTGATGTAACAATTGCATTAGGGCTTACAGATCGAGCACACTTTGAATCAGCAATAGAATCATTAACCGCTTTAGGGGTAAAAAAAATAATCCCGGTTATTTTTGAGCATTGCAGGAAACCGTGGTGGGATAAGTGGAGAAGATACGAAGAACGTTTTAAATTAAAAATGATCTCATCTATGAAACAGTGCCTCTATCCTTATATCCCCGAATTGGTATATCCAACTATTTTAAAAGAAGTTTTGGAAGAAGATAAGACCCATATGATTGTAGCAGATCCAAACGGTTCTACATTGAAAAGTGAGATAAGAGACAAGCAGACTCCGGTAACCTGTATCATTGGCCCCCCTGGGGGGTTTTCTGCTACCGAGATCTCCGAGTTTAATAGAACTAAGGTTGTTTATGTTAAATTAACTCCAAATAGGCTTCGTACAGAACTTGCAGCAACTGTGCTTTGTGCACAAATCATAGGACATACGCTTTAA
- a CDS encoding YCF48-related protein — protein sequence MYLKKMFLLVIITSFITVVYGFDTELQFREPSFDLRDHSFVGDLVGYAVGTPYWDQDTNARNGTVIKTEDGGESWEKLVVPVVDAFNGVKFVSEDQGWVVGQRGTVLYTEDGGDSWQILAQEIDHELRDVFFLNSEVGWIAGAQSATPGSRLGEGQRVGIIYRTDDGGQNWERKSIPRDFSVVNRLFFLDSQTGFAAGGDTTGENGSGIVFKTENGGDDWESVLTSGYGNLFSSVFFLNDELGWATSLNGSQATYQGSTAFKTTDGAESWEELDLDYNLRDIQFIDSNRGYTVGSRFGSPPLLGTVDGGQTWELISMNYHRGEGLWAVHVTENRMVAVGDRDFSCISANPWHGVGDASIDVEIEQIQINPQYRMFGVYFINDLVGWATGIKLYVDHGTQVIFHTTDAGETWELQYESNETCLEPLRGMQRVNDIVFVDENRGWAAGFAESDLCNGFNNSVLYTEDGGETWEPKIDQTGHRILSIAALGDIVWLLPENREHQNIRILKSTDNGVTWELFETPISEPLQQVGEIFFLDDLNGWIAGGSNGLLLSTSDGGETWQRSADETITGAVNAVHFSSLTEGWVGGENLYYTADGGETWQLSDLEFGSDQINSIKFVSENVGWIAGDWGVIMHTQDGGESWSIERGTRANYLRIESMHLVNDSLGWAVGDAGTIVRINGPAVPLSITNRVVPRTSGGPHITKQGNQFTYHFRADGVSTVQIDILDLRGRTVYSSTPKRFRAGAQVIRMDARGLSNGMYMVRVKKDRDISVVQPLLIGR from the coding sequence ATGTATCTCAAAAAGATGTTTTTGCTTGTTATTATCACGTCGTTTATTACTGTTGTATATGGATTTGATACAGAACTTCAATTCCGGGAACCTTCATTTGATCTGAGAGATCACTCATTTGTAGGTGACTTGGTAGGATATGCGGTAGGGACACCTTACTGGGATCAGGATACAAATGCAAGAAATGGAACTGTTATAAAAACAGAAGACGGGGGAGAGAGCTGGGAGAAGCTTGTGGTGCCGGTTGTTGATGCTTTTAATGGGGTTAAGTTTGTTAGCGAAGATCAGGGATGGGTTGTTGGTCAAAGAGGTACGGTTCTTTACACTGAGGATGGAGGTGACAGCTGGCAAATACTGGCTCAAGAAATCGACCATGAGCTTAGGGATGTATTTTTCCTGAACTCTGAAGTTGGTTGGATAGCAGGGGCGCAATCTGCTACACCGGGATCCCGGTTAGGTGAAGGACAGCGTGTGGGGATCATCTATAGAACCGATGATGGGGGACAAAACTGGGAAAGGAAGTCGATACCCCGGGATTTTTCAGTAGTTAACCGTTTGTTTTTCCTGGATTCACAAACTGGTTTTGCTGCAGGGGGCGACACAACGGGTGAAAATGGCTCTGGAATAGTTTTTAAAACAGAAAACGGTGGGGATGACTGGGAATCAGTTTTAACTTCAGGCTATGGCAATTTATTCTCTTCCGTATTTTTCTTGAATGATGAATTAGGATGGGCAACCAGCTTAAATGGTTCCCAAGCAACGTATCAGGGCTCCACTGCTTTTAAAACCACCGATGGGGCAGAAAGTTGGGAAGAGCTGGATTTAGACTACAACCTTAGAGATATTCAGTTTATTGATTCAAACAGAGGGTATACTGTTGGCTCGCGTTTTGGCTCACCTCCATTGCTTGGCACTGTTGATGGTGGCCAGACCTGGGAACTAATTAGCATGAACTATCACAGAGGTGAGGGGTTATGGGCTGTTCATGTTACAGAAAACAGAATGGTTGCTGTTGGGGACAGAGACTTTTCATGTATATCAGCTAATCCCTGGCATGGTGTGGGGGATGCAAGTATAGATGTTGAAATAGAGCAGATACAAATCAATCCCCAGTATCGGATGTTTGGTGTGTACTTTATTAATGATTTGGTAGGGTGGGCAACAGGTATAAAGCTCTATGTGGATCATGGAACACAGGTGATTTTTCATACAACCGATGCAGGAGAGACCTGGGAACTTCAGTACGAAAGTAATGAAACCTGTCTTGAGCCTCTTAGAGGGATGCAGAGGGTAAATGATATTGTTTTTGTTGATGAAAATAGAGGGTGGGCTGCAGGATTTGCAGAAAGTGATCTGTGTAATGGGTTTAATAACTCGGTTCTGTACACTGAGGATGGTGGAGAAACCTGGGAACCTAAAATCGATCAAACTGGTCATCGGATTCTTTCCATAGCAGCCCTAGGGGATATCGTTTGGCTGTTGCCTGAAAATCGGGAACATCAAAACATACGCATTCTAAAAAGTACCGATAATGGGGTAACGTGGGAACTATTTGAAACACCAATTTCTGAACCACTGCAGCAGGTTGGAGAAATATTTTTTCTGGATGATTTAAATGGCTGGATCGCCGGAGGTAGTAACGGGCTGCTATTAAGTACCAGTGATGGTGGTGAGACATGGCAAAGGAGTGCAGACGAGACCATCACCGGGGCTGTAAATGCGGTGCACTTCTCATCTTTAACCGAAGGCTGGGTTGGTGGAGAAAATCTATACTACACAGCAGATGGTGGTGAAACCTGGCAACTCAGCGATTTAGAGTTTGGTTCTGATCAGATAAATTCCATCAAATTTGTATCAGAAAATGTTGGCTGGATTGCAGGTGACTGGGGTGTGATTATGCACACTCAAGATGGCGGAGAGAGCTGGAGTATAGAGCGGGGTACCCGGGCAAATTATCTTAGAATCGAGTCTATGCATTTGGTTAATGATAGTTTGGGATGGGCCGTTGGTGACGCTGGTACAATCGTTAGAATAAATGGTCCTGCAGTACCTTTAAGTATTACTAACAGAGTGGTCCCAAGAACATCCGGAGGACCGCATATTACAAAACAGGGTAATCAATTCACTTATCACTTTAGAGCAGATGGGGTTTCCACCGTTCAAATTGATATTCTTGATCTCAGAGGAAGAACGGTGTATAGTTCAACTCCAAAGAGATTTAGAGCAGGAGCGCAGGTAATTAGGATGGATGCCAGGGGATTATCGAATGGAATGTATATGGTGAGGGTTAAAAAAGATCGTGATATATCAGTGGTTCAACCACTGTTGATTGGGAGATAG
- the asd gene encoding aspartate-semialdehyde dehydrogenase yields the protein MIRVGFIGWRGMVGSVLLERMQAEKDFNGFEPIFFSTSQVGAKGPSLGFDIPNLKDAFDIDELLKLDVIVSCQGGDYTTKTYKQLRQAGYKGFWIDAASTLRMSDSSIIVLDPVNRSVIDKGIQDGVRDFIGGNCTVSLMLMALGGLFEQDLVEWISSMTYQAASGAGAKNMTELVKQMQFLGNSGQSVFDQSRFSALELDSVITSSLRSDSMPIENFTAPLAASLLPWIDKPMENGQTREEWKGYAETNKILGRSEPIPIDGICVRIGAMRSHSQAFTIKLKKDVSAEEITSIIDNHNEWVKTIPNEKEHSLRELTPAAVSGTLSVPVGRIRKMNLGSNYISAFSVGDQLLWGAAEPIRRILKIVLQSL from the coding sequence ATGATTAGAGTAGGATTTATCGGCTGGCGTGGAATGGTAGGATCAGTTCTTTTAGAGCGGATGCAAGCTGAGAAAGATTTCAATGGCTTTGAACCAATCTTTTTCTCCACTTCCCAGGTCGGCGCTAAAGGTCCTTCACTTGGCTTCGATATACCAAATCTTAAAGATGCTTTCGACATTGATGAATTATTAAAATTAGATGTAATTGTTAGTTGTCAGGGTGGAGATTATACCACCAAAACATACAAACAACTTCGCCAGGCCGGGTATAAAGGTTTTTGGATTGATGCAGCTTCCACCCTCAGAATGAGCGATTCAAGTATCATTGTTCTGGACCCCGTAAACAGGTCTGTTATTGATAAAGGTATTCAGGATGGAGTACGGGATTTTATTGGTGGAAACTGTACGGTCAGTTTAATGCTTATGGCACTTGGCGGACTCTTTGAGCAAGATCTTGTTGAATGGATCTCTTCTATGACCTATCAGGCAGCCAGCGGTGCCGGTGCCAAAAACATGACCGAATTAGTAAAACAGATGCAGTTTTTGGGCAATTCAGGCCAAAGCGTTTTTGACCAATCTCGCTTCAGTGCACTTGAGCTTGACAGTGTAATTACTTCCAGCCTTAGAAGTGACTCCATGCCCATAGAAAATTTTACCGCTCCACTTGCTGCATCCCTGCTACCCTGGATAGACAAACCCATGGAAAATGGTCAGACCAGAGAAGAGTGGAAAGGGTATGCTGAAACCAATAAAATTCTTGGCCGCTCAGAACCGATTCCTATTGATGGAATATGTGTCAGGATCGGAGCTATGCGCTCCCATAGTCAGGCATTCACTATCAAACTTAAAAAAGATGTCTCAGCAGAAGAAATCACTTCAATTATAGATAATCATAACGAGTGGGTAAAAACAATACCGAACGAAAAAGAGCACTCTTTAAGAGAACTAACCCCTGCGGCAGTTTCGGGTACCCTCTCAGTACCTGTCGGACGAATTCGCAAAATGAACTTAGGTTCTAATTATATTTCTGCTTTTTCCGTAGGTGATCAGCTCTTATGGGGCGCAGCAGAACCAATCCGCAGAATTTTGAAGATCGTTTTGCAATCCCTTTAG
- a CDS encoding DUF362 domain-containing protein, with protein sequence MFKNHWGEMAKSKVVLVSCSSYDEELLDSALKRGIELLGGIKRFASPSEKLLLKPNVLWGTDPARCVVTHPSVFKSVAKLFKSRVSELNYGDSPGGFQPAINALKKSGHAAVADELGLKLADFDHGRYVSHPKGLSSKKLYIANGVLECDGLVSIPKLKSHGLTRLTGAVKNQYGCVPGATKGEYHAKFPDVLEFSKILVDVCQVVKPRLYIMDAIIAMEGNGPRSGDPKKLGLLLLSTDPVALDAVASRIVDLNPEFVPTSLPGKEIGLGTYLQDEIELLGDSIEEFIDKRFKIVRKPVESMPGTVFLKGLKRLVTPRPVIITHSCTRCGRCIQVCPVDPKAVMWRSKRGRKRPPVYNYRDCIRCYCCHEMCPSRAIKIRKPLLGKMIPFLSYISLFMSGRFMKKRR encoded by the coding sequence ATGTTCAAAAATCATTGGGGGGAAATGGCTAAATCAAAAGTTGTACTTGTATCTTGTTCATCATATGACGAAGAATTGCTAGATAGTGCTCTAAAACGGGGTATTGAGCTTTTAGGTGGAATTAAGCGTTTTGCATCACCATCAGAAAAATTACTGCTTAAACCAAACGTTTTATGGGGTACTGATCCTGCACGCTGTGTGGTTACTCATCCCAGTGTATTTAAATCAGTAGCGAAACTCTTCAAAAGTCGGGTTTCAGAGTTAAATTACGGCGATTCACCTGGTGGTTTTCAACCAGCAATAAATGCGCTGAAAAAAAGTGGGCATGCAGCTGTAGCAGATGAATTGGGTCTTAAATTAGCTGATTTTGATCACGGAAGATATGTCTCTCATCCCAAGGGGCTATCCAGTAAAAAGCTATATATTGCAAATGGGGTTCTTGAGTGTGACGGTTTGGTAAGTATCCCTAAATTGAAATCTCATGGGCTGACAAGATTAACCGGGGCAGTTAAGAACCAATATGGATGTGTTCCAGGTGCAACCAAGGGGGAATATCACGCAAAATTCCCGGACGTACTTGAATTTTCTAAAATTCTGGTTGATGTATGTCAGGTCGTAAAACCAAGGCTGTATATCATGGATGCTATTATAGCTATGGAGGGCAATGGTCCACGCAGCGGAGACCCCAAAAAGCTTGGTTTGCTTTTACTATCTACAGATCCGGTCGCCCTCGATGCTGTAGCTTCAAGAATTGTAGACCTCAATCCTGAATTTGTACCAACATCGTTACCTGGAAAAGAGATCGGACTGGGTACTTATCTACAAGATGAAATTGAGCTGTTGGGAGACAGTATTGAGGAATTCATTGATAAAAGATTTAAGATTGTGAGAAAACCAGTAGAGAGCATGCCGGGTACTGTATTTCTTAAGGGTTTAAAAAGACTGGTCACACCTCGTCCTGTTATAATCACCCATTCCTGTACCCGTTGTGGAAGGTGTATACAGGTTTGTCCGGTTGACCCTAAAGCTGTTATGTGGCGGAGCAAAAGGGGTAGGAAAAGGCCACCAGTTTACAATTACCGGGACTGTATACGTTGTTATTGTTGTCACGAGATGTGCCCCTCGCGAGCAATAAAGATACGAAAGCCGCTTTTGGGTAAAATGATTCCATTTCTCTCCTACATCTCTCTTTTCATGTCAGGTCGTTTTATGAAGAAAAGGAGGTGA
- the floA gene encoding flotillin-like protein FloA (flotillin-like protein involved in membrane lipid rafts) has protein sequence MPLNTILVIVLIVAAIIVFFTVASAFSLWMQALISGARVGLLNIVFMRFRKVPPKLVIDSKIMAVKTGLDISTDSLESHFLAGGNVLRVVQALIAADKANIPLTFKRAAAIDLAGRNVLEAVQMSVNPKVIETPRVAAVAKDGIQLTALTRVTVRANIDRLVGGAGEETVLARVGEGIVTTIGSAINHKQVLENPDSISKNVLGKGLDAGTAFEILSIDIADVDVGKNIGAELETDRAEADKKIAQAKAEERRAMAIAAEQEMKAKVVEMRAKVTEAEAEVPLAMSQAFKNGQLGVMDYYRMKNVAADTQMRESIGGQQGSEKKNNKDK, from the coding sequence ATGCCTCTAAACACAATTCTCGTAATAGTTCTTATTGTTGCAGCAATCATTGTCTTTTTTACAGTGGCTTCTGCCTTTTCTTTGTGGATGCAAGCACTTATCTCTGGTGCACGCGTTGGTCTTCTTAATATTGTTTTCATGAGGTTTAGAAAAGTTCCTCCTAAACTTGTAATCGATTCAAAGATTATGGCGGTAAAAACCGGACTTGATATTTCCACCGATTCACTTGAATCTCATTTTCTCGCCGGGGGAAATGTTTTACGCGTAGTACAGGCACTTATAGCAGCAGACAAAGCAAACATTCCTTTGACCTTTAAGAGAGCGGCTGCAATTGACCTTGCCGGAAGAAATGTTCTTGAAGCAGTGCAAATGAGTGTTAATCCAAAAGTAATTGAAACCCCTCGTGTTGCCGCTGTAGCCAAGGATGGTATCCAGCTTACAGCGCTGACCCGGGTAACAGTGCGAGCAAATATTGATCGTCTCGTCGGTGGTGCCGGTGAAGAGACTGTTTTAGCCAGGGTTGGAGAAGGAATTGTAACAACCATCGGTTCAGCGATCAATCACAAACAGGTGCTTGAAAATCCAGACTCTATCTCCAAAAATGTCCTTGGAAAGGGTCTTGATGCCGGTACCGCCTTTGAGATCTTATCTATTGATATTGCAGATGTGGACGTGGGTAAAAACATCGGCGCTGAGCTTGAAACGGATAGAGCTGAGGCTGATAAAAAGATCGCTCAGGCAAAGGCTGAGGAAAGACGTGCCATGGCGATTGCAGCTGAGCAGGAGATGAAAGCTAAGGTTGTAGAGATGCGGGCAAAAGTGACTGAAGCCGAAGCAGAGGTTCCACTCGCCATGTCTCAGGCTTTTAAAAATGGTCAGCTTGGTGTAATGGATTACTATCGTATGAAAAATGTTGCTGCAGATACACAGATGCGTGAATCAATAGGCGGACAGCAAGGTTCGGAAAAAAAGAATAACAAAGATAAGTAG
- a CDS encoding SpoVR family protein yields MELINQKTKKIMEGCKERAYDAGLRFGNETLEYIVTNRDLIELTPKLMIPTMYDYWVHDVEVLKEKGRYELYPNNPYETVINTRPAISFYNDNNPDWMNVMIFYHVLAHVDFFQNNQFFRNTWDYDFTGQALSDKRMISNLRSEKGRWVDYIIEFARAIDNLVGYHNELSRYDGMAQDSITVLDYYFDVFLQKVKKVPLSEYIKEVERYNKCLGDSPSVVEQVFFADVQQRFPEFTSNYERYVSVRKDGKQDIMQYILNNSESLNRGKNKWMKSIIEVVRKTSLFFQPQIRTKIMNEGWASYWHENLFLSDDRIKGHEVDFAKLHAGIASMPRVGLNPYALGIRIFQYIEELGDKGKYSMAYDKLSNRKERNDFDASEGRGRELIYDVCRNLSDSLFIDTFVDQEFVNKHNLFVAGKKLNQSRMVWEYYVKSRKAEQYRQMLQEQLYHPPYITVDMDRNANDVLYLYHHFEQKPLVNEYISNVLLGIEFLWGGPVQLETSEVDKNTKSVGFGRSVRRTDNGNSDKERRWQRVLYTMKDRKLSRKVLT; encoded by the coding sequence ATGGAATTAATTAATCAGAAAACAAAGAAAATAATGGAAGGCTGTAAAGAACGGGCATATGATGCTGGTTTAAGGTTTGGAAATGAAACTCTTGAGTATATCGTTACAAATAGAGATCTCATTGAGCTGACACCTAAACTGATGATACCAACTATGTATGACTACTGGGTACATGATGTAGAGGTGTTGAAGGAGAAGGGGCGGTATGAACTTTATCCAAATAACCCGTATGAAACAGTGATAAACACCAGACCGGCAATATCCTTCTACAATGATAATAACCCCGACTGGATGAATGTGATGATTTTCTATCACGTTCTTGCTCATGTGGATTTTTTCCAAAATAATCAGTTTTTTCGCAATACGTGGGATTACGACTTTACAGGGCAAGCTCTATCTGATAAACGTATGATCTCTAACCTTCGGTCCGAAAAAGGAAGGTGGGTTGATTACATAATAGAGTTTGCAAGGGCTATCGACAATTTGGTAGGATATCATAATGAACTATCCAGATATGATGGAATGGCTCAGGATTCAATTACTGTACTTGATTACTATTTTGATGTGTTTTTGCAGAAAGTAAAAAAAGTGCCACTTAGTGAATACATCAAGGAAGTGGAGCGGTACAATAAGTGTCTTGGTGATTCACCTTCCGTTGTGGAACAGGTCTTCTTTGCAGATGTACAACAACGATTTCCTGAATTTACATCAAACTATGAACGATATGTTTCTGTACGAAAAGATGGAAAACAGGATATTATGCAATATATCCTTAATAATTCTGAATCGTTGAATAGAGGAAAGAACAAATGGATGAAGTCAATAATTGAGGTTGTGCGAAAAACGTCGTTGTTTTTTCAGCCTCAAATACGTACAAAAATAATGAATGAAGGGTGGGCAAGTTATTGGCATGAAAATCTGTTTTTGAGTGATGACAGGATAAAGGGTCACGAAGTCGATTTTGCCAAACTTCATGCCGGAATCGCTTCTATGCCAAGAGTTGGTCTGAACCCATATGCTCTGGGGATAAGGATTTTTCAGTATATTGAAGAGCTGGGGGATAAGGGAAAATATTCAATGGCTTATGATAAGCTCTCTAATAGAAAAGAACGGAATGATTTTGACGCCTCAGAGGGCCGCGGTAGAGAGCTTATTTATGATGTTTGCCGAAACCTTAGCGATAGCCTTTTTATCGATACGTTTGTCGATCAGGAGTTTGTAAATAAGCACAATCTATTTGTTGCCGGTAAAAAGCTAAATCAAAGTAGAATGGTTTGGGAATATTATGTAAAAAGCAGAAAGGCAGAACAGTACCGTCAGATGCTTCAGGAGCAACTCTATCATCCGCCTTATATAACTGTGGATATGGACAGAAATGCTAACGATGTACTCTATCTGTATCATCATTTTGAACAGAAACCACTTGTGAATGAATATATTTCAAACGTGCTGCTTGGAATTGAATTTCTATGGGGCGGACCGGTTCAGCTTGAAACCAGTGAGGTTGACAAAAATACCAAAAGTGTAGGGTTTGGCAGAAGTGTACGAAGAACGGATAATGGAAATTCAGATAAAGAGCGTAGATGGCAACGTGTTTTGTATACAATGAAAGACAGAAAATTATCACGGAAGGTTCTTACATAA
- a CDS encoding response regulator, with the protein MNTDIIDIFKENFYFFVLVFTALYGFAFLYFLSSRFQHSRISRKFAFLLFTVFLWAQRDALGHLLTPYFSTSTNLFLTAALSIFYMIVVPVFFEIFITVYNANVPSTKRFNYLETVRKAAWIAILVIYILALLFPSAMYDNFDIVDNLYIYTSGPLMQAYLLLTFLLTAIPSLCLIFLSRKNFNSEPFCFGFGGVTSITIVTLTNFFPGTFGFYYRLGCLSIALFCMFSFYGIKRYGKAFSIAEILEERDKLVMTGKSLKHLLNIKDPEAIFQSICDYAREISESVGSAIIFFKQEKNFSAQIKSVSAQTNTQILLQFLKLNSSHLLEKDSLLYSQSQSSKTLQCDNLHSLLPSVISQQESKGLSEKLNIKQIVSYPFIFNEKTQGTVILFRDKIINNIDLYSVFAVQCSLVLKFSDQIKEIEQKRALEEQLHHARKMEAIGRLAGGIAHDFNNMLTGINGYAGLIKRKFSSGDATLSRYIDTISSAAKRSSDLVQQLLTFARKENIRSVPFDVHKTIKEVIHLLGASINKKISLDASLQSNNPIVTGDNTQIQNALLNIALNSRDAMPFGGSLTFQTTDSTIHPDKDTSDNSTQNFIMIKITDSGTGMSEEIKRHVFEPFFSTKQVGHGSGLGLASVYGIIKRHQGKITMESSPGEGTCVSILLPQSDSEYDQKNEPLPLIRGRGKILVVDDEQIIREMVETTLTELGYSVTCCCNGSEAVALYRSEHNSIDLVVLDIMMPVMDGFECLKHLKSINKSVNVIICTGHNPKEGKEDDSLNEISGYLNKPYDDLDLSIAISQALKKQSPAQKAKQVT; encoded by the coding sequence ATGAATACTGATATAATTGATATCTTCAAAGAGAACTTCTACTTTTTTGTTCTGGTTTTTACAGCCCTTTATGGTTTTGCATTTTTGTATTTTTTATCCAGCCGCTTTCAGCACTCCCGCATTTCAAGAAAGTTTGCATTCCTTTTGTTTACTGTGTTTTTGTGGGCTCAAAGAGATGCTCTTGGTCACCTTTTAACCCCCTACTTTAGTACCAGCACCAATCTTTTCCTTACTGCAGCTCTTTCAATTTTTTATATGATTGTAGTACCTGTTTTTTTTGAGATTTTCATTACCGTTTACAACGCAAATGTTCCCAGTACAAAGAGATTTAACTATCTTGAAACAGTTCGAAAAGCAGCATGGATCGCTATCTTGGTTATTTATATACTGGCATTACTCTTTCCTTCTGCCATGTACGATAATTTCGACATTGTTGATAACTTATACATATACACATCTGGTCCGTTGATGCAAGCATACTTGCTACTTACATTTCTATTAACGGCGATTCCTTCGTTGTGCCTTATATTTCTCTCACGAAAAAACTTTAACTCAGAGCCATTTTGCTTTGGCTTTGGTGGGGTAACCTCTATAACCATTGTTACATTAACCAATTTTTTCCCTGGTACATTTGGTTTCTATTATCGACTTGGCTGTCTCAGTATTGCACTTTTTTGTATGTTTTCCTTCTATGGTATCAAGAGGTACGGGAAAGCATTTTCCATTGCAGAAATACTTGAGGAACGTGACAAACTAGTTATGACAGGAAAATCGCTTAAGCATTTACTTAACATCAAAGATCCAGAAGCGATATTTCAAAGTATTTGTGATTACGCAAGAGAGATTTCAGAATCTGTAGGATCAGCCATAATCTTTTTTAAGCAAGAGAAAAATTTTTCAGCTCAAATAAAATCTGTATCAGCTCAAACAAACACCCAAATTCTTTTACAGTTTTTAAAGCTTAATAGTTCTCATCTTCTTGAGAAAGACAGCTTGTTGTATTCCCAGTCACAATCATCAAAAACGCTACAATGCGATAACCTTCACTCTCTATTACCTTCAGTTATTAGTCAGCAGGAAAGTAAGGGGCTTTCAGAAAAACTAAACATTAAACAGATTGTAAGTTACCCCTTCATCTTTAATGAAAAAACACAAGGTACTGTAATATTATTCAGAGATAAAATAATAAACAATATAGACCTTTACTCAGTTTTTGCAGTTCAATGCTCTCTTGTGCTTAAGTTTTCTGATCAAATTAAAGAGATTGAACAAAAAAGAGCCCTCGAAGAACAGCTTCACCATGCACGTAAAATGGAAGCGATTGGAAGGCTTGCTGGAGGTATTGCTCATGATTTTAACAACATGCTTACAGGCATTAATGGTTATGCAGGGCTAATAAAGAGAAAGTTTAGCTCAGGTGATGCAACTTTATCAAGATATATTGATACCATTAGCTCTGCTGCCAAGAGATCTTCAGATCTTGTACAACAACTCCTAACTTTTGCCCGTAAAGAAAACATACGATCAGTCCCCTTCGATGTACATAAAACGATCAAAGAAGTTATTCATCTTTTAGGAGCCTCGATAAACAAAAAAATTTCACTTGATGCTTCTCTGCAAAGTAACAACCCTATTGTTACTGGCGATAATACTCAAATTCAAAATGCACTTTTAAATATTGCATTGAATTCAAGAGATGCCATGCCTTTTGGCGGTTCACTTACATTCCAAACAACAGATAGTACCATTCACCCTGATAAAGACACTTCAGACAATAGTACTCAAAACTTCATTATGATAAAGATAACTGACAGTGGTACAGGTATGAGTGAGGAAATAAAAAGACACGTATTTGAGCCATTCTTTTCCACAAAACAGGTAGGTCATGGGTCAGGCCTGGGACTTGCCAGTGTATATGGTATAATAAAGCGTCACCAAGGCAAAATTACAATGGAATCTAGCCCCGGGGAGGGAACATGTGTTTCAATTCTTTTACCACAAAGTGATAGTGAATATGATCAAAAAAATGAGCCTCTACCACTGATTAGAGGCAGAGGCAAGATACTGGTTGTAGATGATGAACAGATAATACGTGAAATGGTTGAAACTACATTAACAGAACTTGGTTATAGCGTTACATGCTGTTGTAACGGATCTGAAGCAGTAGCGTTATACAGATCTGAGCACAACTCTATTGATCTTGTGGTGCTCGATATAATGATGCCGGTGATGGATGGATTTGAATGCCTCAAACACCTTAAGTCCATTAACAAATCTGTAAATGTAATAATATGTACAGGACATAATCCTAAAGAGGGTAAAGAAGATGATTCTCTTAATGAAATTTCAGGCTATCTGAACAAACCCTACGATGATTTGGACCTATCAATAGCTATTTCCCAGGCACTGAAGAAGCAAAGTCCTGCTCAGAAAGCAAAACAGGTAACTTAG